A genomic window from Lycium barbarum isolate Lr01 chromosome 4, ASM1917538v2, whole genome shotgun sequence includes:
- the LOC132636693 gene encoding zinc finger protein CONSTANS-LIKE 9-like translates to MGYICEYCGEQRSVVYCRSDAACLCLSCDRNVHSANALSQRHSRTLICERCNSQPAVVRCIDEKISLCQNCDWSGHASSSSSGSMHNRQALSCYTGCPSAAELSNIWSFLLDDPSIGGNCEQRMGSMNINDNRPRDGEGPQGKDHSPNTRAAFEANDMNISEKSNLLMDSSMPTLDNKMHNVDLPFGSSNSVSSKGGYMGEKGSSLFEEDPYCDNLIMDSVDLSVENYEELFGDSLNYPDELFENENLDRFFGMKDMKNADSSCRDANAAEGSSMARVNTLQPTCSDAASADSTMSCKTDSILYFARQSSFSVSNQTGGECSAGDHQDCGVSPMLLMGEPPWCPPCPEISFPSTSRSNAVLRYKEKKKTRKFDKRVRYVSRKARADVRRRVKGRFIKAGDAYDYDPLPTRSY, encoded by the exons ATGGGTTATATATGTGAATATTGTGGAGAGCAAAGATCGGTTGTATATTGCCGGTCCGATGCAGCTTGCTTATGTTTGTCATGTGATCGAAATGTCCATTCAGCAAATGCCCTTTCGCAGCGTCATTCCAGGACACTTATATGTGAAAGATGTAATTCACAACCAGCTGTCGTTAGATGCATTGATGAGAAAATATCTCTTTGCCAGAACTGTGATTGGTCAGGTCATGCTAGTAGTTCCAGTTCGGGTTCAATGCACAACAGGCAAGCACTTAGTTGTTACACGGGCTGTCCTTCTGCTGCTGAACTTTCTAATATCTGGTCATTTCTGTTAGATGACCCTTCGATTGGTGGTAATTGTGAACAGAGAATGGGTTCAATGAACATCAATGATAACCGTCCTAGGGATGGTGAAGGTCCTCAAGGTAAGGACCATTCACCAAATACGCGTGCTGCATTCGAAGCGAATGACATGAATATTTCGGAGAAATCGAATCTTTTAATGGATTCATCTATGCCTACTCTTGACAACAAGATGCATAATGTGGACCTGCCTTTTGGATCCTCGAATTCTGTATCGTCAAAG GGCGGCTATATGGGAGAAAAAGGCTCTAGTTTATTTGAGGAGGATCCTTACTGTGATAATCTCATTATGGATTCGGTGGACTTGAGTGTCGAGAATTATGAAGAGCTATTTGGTGATTCGCTCAATTATCCAGATGAGCTATTTGAGAATGAAAATCTCGATCGCTTCTTTGGGATGAAAGACATGAAAAATGCTGACTCCAGCTGCCGGGATGCCAATGCTGCCGAG GGATCGTCAATGGCACGGGTAAATACACTGCAGCCAACATGTAGCGATGCAGCATCTGCAGATTCCACGATGAGCTGCAAGACGGATTCTATCCTTTACTTTGCTAGACAATCTAGCTTCTCAGTTTCCAACCAAACTGGAGGAGAATGCAGTGCTGGAGATCACCAAGACTGCGGAGTCTCCCCGATGCTCCTAATGGGAGAGCCGCCATGGTGTCCTCCATGTCCTGAAATTTCGTTCCCATCGACTAGCAGGAGCAATGCTGTTTTGCGctacaaggaaaagaagaagACAAGGAA ATTTGACAAGCGAGTAAGATATGTTTCCCGCAAGGCAAGAGCTGATGTCAGAAGGCGTGTGAAGGGCCGGTTTATCAAGGCTGGTGATGCTTACGACTATGATCCTCTCCCGACCAGAAGCTATTGA